The following proteins come from a genomic window of Streptomyces sp. GS7:
- a CDS encoding Pr6Pr family membrane protein, protein MTGIVLDTIASHDPGRLFSYFTIQSNILLAVVFAWSAHRSWTGRPALSPRITGAALLYICITGLVFHFVLSNDSSGFSMTSHRTPLETVASQLLHTATPLAAVLDWLVLTAPGAFLLRYAWQWLAYPFLYLPFALIRGALLATGTNGRYPYPFLDVDLHGYAGIATNALVFGLAFYVLALALVLLDRIRPHLRGPRRQNSSTGAGPLDA, encoded by the coding sequence GTGACCGGCATCGTCCTGGACACGATCGCCTCCCACGACCCGGGCCGGCTCTTCAGTTACTTCACGATCCAGTCCAACATCCTGCTGGCCGTCGTCTTCGCCTGGTCCGCCCACCGCTCCTGGACCGGGCGTCCCGCCCTCTCCCCGCGGATCACCGGCGCAGCGCTGCTCTACATCTGCATCACAGGGCTCGTCTTCCACTTCGTACTGTCGAACGACTCCAGTGGCTTCTCCATGACCAGCCACCGAACCCCCCTCGAAACGGTCGCCAGCCAACTCCTCCACACCGCGACACCCCTCGCCGCCGTCCTCGACTGGCTCGTCCTCACCGCCCCCGGCGCCTTCCTGCTCCGCTACGCCTGGCAGTGGCTCGCCTACCCCTTCCTCTACCTTCCCTTCGCCCTCATCCGCGGCGCCCTCCTCGCCACCGGCACCAACGGCCGCTACCCGTACCCCTTCCTCGACGTCGACCTCCACGGCTATGCCGGCATCGCCACCAACGCCCTCGTCTTCGGCCTGGCCTTCTACGTCCTGGCCCTCGCGCTCGTTCTCCTCGACCGCATACGCCCCCACCTTCGCGGCCCCCGGCGCCAGAATTCGTCGACGGGCGCAGGTCCGCTGGATGCCTGA
- a CDS encoding SDR family oxidoreductase encodes MFNRRPTPLPPAGRAVVITGASTGLGQECALQLARRGFRVFAGVRAAADGERLRAAAHPARLRPVLMDVTDEESLRAAAAEVAGIMGEQGVWGLLNNAGTCLAAPLECVPPERLRQQLDTNVVGTVATTQAFLPQLRRSRGRIVTVSSGLGSLAVPYLGAYAAGQFAKEGMSDVLRRELRPFGVSVSVVKPGAIATPIWDKVRQAGEEALDGTAADIADQYRAPFERFLRRNEERARSSTTRPEDFARAVFRALTAHRPQTRYCVGPDARAAAVLSRLLPDTVLDRGLGAATGDQRRSA; translated from the coding sequence TTGTTCAACCGCCGACCCACACCCCTGCCACCTGCCGGACGTGCCGTCGTCATCACCGGCGCCTCCACCGGACTCGGACAGGAATGCGCGCTCCAACTGGCGCGGCGCGGCTTCCGCGTCTTCGCCGGAGTGCGCGCGGCGGCGGACGGTGAGCGGCTGCGCGCCGCGGCTCACCCCGCGCGGCTGCGGCCGGTCCTGATGGACGTGACAGACGAGGAATCCCTCCGGGCCGCGGCCGCCGAGGTCGCCGGCATCATGGGGGAGCAGGGCGTGTGGGGGCTGCTCAACAACGCCGGTACCTGTCTCGCGGCGCCGCTGGAGTGCGTGCCGCCCGAGCGGCTCCGGCAGCAGCTGGACACCAACGTCGTCGGAACGGTAGCCACCACCCAGGCATTCCTGCCGCAGCTACGCCGGAGCCGGGGGCGGATCGTCACCGTCTCCTCGGGCCTCGGCAGCCTGGCGGTCCCCTACCTCGGCGCCTATGCGGCAGGGCAGTTCGCGAAGGAGGGGATGAGTGACGTGCTCCGCCGCGAGCTGCGGCCCTTCGGCGTCTCCGTCTCCGTTGTGAAGCCGGGCGCCATCGCGACCCCGATCTGGGACAAGGTGCGGCAGGCCGGTGAGGAGGCGCTCGACGGGACCGCCGCCGATATCGCCGACCAGTACCGGGCGCCGTTCGAACGGTTCCTGCGGCGGAACGAGGAACGGGCGCGGTCCAGCACCACGCGCCCGGAGGACTTCGCACGCGCCGTCTTCCGGGCGCTGACCGCCCACCGCCCGCAGACCCGCTACTGCGTCGGCCCGGACGCGCGGGCGGCCGCCGTGCTGTCGAGGCTGCTCCCGGACACCGTCCTGGACCGCGGCCTCGGCGCGGCCACCGGCGATCAGCGGCGGAGTGCCTGA
- a CDS encoding FAD-dependent monooxygenase has translation MSSNRPLKAIVVGAGIGGLTCALALRKVGIDVTVYERATELRTAGSGLSVMSNAVTALATLDIDLGLDKRGQVVESFTIMDHRGRQIRDLPFKEVCRQLGAPSVCLSRADLQEALLDAVADCPIHLGATATDFDTDATGVHVRFEDGRSAHGDLLIGADGFHSAVRSRLVGPEDSADSGYVCWLGIVPIRLPGIAPGSVRHYWGSGQRFGLVDIGHGRFYWWGTKNMPAARSHAWDGTKDEIARAYAGWADEVRAVIDATPPADILAVPSRDRAFLERWGEGPVTLLGDAAHPMLTTLGQGSAMAIEDAVVLAHTLAEPGARDDLPLALRTYEDRRRDRTRAMVAASRSMSDLEQADTPERIQARDDHFRLTPRQELARQNAQALTFPGVPEPQPRIRRNLSPLERWYWIADRTTPLNGVIRTRLHGRLDMSLLRQALDVLQSRHPLLRTAISSDENGAAPRFRPVGGRPIPLRHIRVPATDPEADTRWEHEVDEHELAEGVDWHAGPLLRAVVITQESAQREQDVHDLLLTATHCIADGKTGLSLLRQWIDIAAELTRGEQPSRTSRRALPAAEDLLPDEHRGEAGAAGLTALLARDEEEAARLRPRRLLPSSPVPFHQRRTRMVHRSLAAGEVELLVGACTRHGATVHGALAAAMVTAVAQEAGTSDPAHFAIGSPLDFRAELDPAVSSDEAGTYAATLPSRVLYQPGAPLWPMARAISQDLAHRRARGEHLSLVNLLDRAGPTTPADAGTFMRHLDEQGPLNLCLSNLGRSDVPDRIGPWRLSGTQLVAGISVTGAVVATALTSHGHLAWNFSYVEGIVPAPRARHLADASVRTLLTAVSAASDASPATG, from the coding sequence ATGTCAAGCAATCGACCCTTGAAGGCAATCGTCGTCGGAGCCGGAATCGGCGGACTGACCTGCGCCCTCGCCCTCCGCAAGGTCGGCATCGACGTGACGGTGTACGAGCGCGCCACCGAGCTGCGGACCGCAGGCTCCGGCCTGTCGGTCATGAGCAACGCCGTCACCGCACTCGCCACCCTGGACATCGACCTCGGCCTGGACAAGCGCGGCCAGGTCGTGGAGTCCTTCACGATCATGGACCACCGCGGCCGACAGATCAGGGACCTGCCCTTCAAGGAAGTCTGCCGGCAGCTCGGCGCGCCCAGCGTCTGCCTGAGCCGCGCCGACCTCCAAGAGGCCCTGCTGGACGCCGTCGCGGACTGCCCGATCCACCTGGGCGCCACCGCGACCGACTTCGACACCGACGCCACCGGTGTCCACGTCCGCTTCGAGGACGGACGTTCGGCACACGGCGACCTGCTGATCGGTGCCGACGGGTTCCACTCGGCCGTGCGCAGCCGACTCGTCGGGCCGGAGGACTCCGCGGACAGCGGTTACGTCTGCTGGCTCGGCATCGTCCCGATCCGCCTCCCCGGCATCGCCCCCGGAAGCGTGCGCCACTACTGGGGCAGCGGGCAGCGCTTCGGCCTCGTCGACATCGGCCACGGCCGCTTCTACTGGTGGGGCACCAAGAACATGCCGGCCGCCCGCTCGCACGCCTGGGACGGCACCAAGGACGAGATCGCCCGGGCCTACGCAGGCTGGGCCGACGAGGTGCGGGCGGTGATCGACGCCACCCCGCCCGCGGACATCCTCGCCGTGCCCTCCCGCGACCGCGCCTTCCTGGAACGGTGGGGAGAAGGACCGGTCACCCTGCTCGGCGACGCCGCGCACCCCATGCTGACCACCCTGGGCCAGGGCTCGGCCATGGCGATCGAGGACGCAGTGGTCCTGGCGCACACCCTGGCCGAGCCCGGGGCGCGCGACGACCTGCCGCTCGCCCTGCGGACATACGAAGACCGGCGCCGTGACCGGACCCGGGCCATGGTCGCCGCATCCCGGTCCATGAGCGACCTCGAACAGGCCGACACCCCCGAACGGATACAGGCCCGCGACGACCACTTCCGGCTGACGCCCCGACAGGAACTCGCCCGCCAGAACGCACAAGCCCTCACCTTCCCGGGCGTCCCCGAACCCCAGCCCCGGATCCGGCGCAACCTCAGCCCCCTGGAACGCTGGTACTGGATCGCGGACCGCACCACACCACTCAACGGTGTCATCCGGACCCGGCTCCACGGCCGCCTGGACATGTCGCTGCTGCGCCAAGCCCTGGACGTCCTCCAGTCCCGGCACCCCTTGCTGCGCACCGCGATCAGCAGCGACGAGAACGGAGCGGCCCCCAGGTTCCGCCCGGTGGGCGGGCGGCCGATCCCGCTGCGGCACATCCGGGTGCCGGCCACCGACCCCGAGGCCGACACGCGATGGGAGCACGAGGTCGACGAGCACGAACTCGCCGAGGGCGTCGACTGGCACGCCGGGCCGCTGCTACGGGCCGTGGTGATCACACAGGAGAGCGCCCAGCGCGAACAGGACGTCCACGACCTGCTGCTCACCGCGACGCACTGCATAGCCGACGGCAAGACGGGACTGTCCCTGCTCCGGCAGTGGATCGACATCGCCGCCGAACTCACCCGCGGTGAGCAGCCGTCACGTACCTCGCGCAGGGCGCTGCCCGCGGCGGAGGACCTGCTCCCGGACGAGCACCGGGGCGAGGCGGGTGCTGCCGGTCTCACCGCCCTGCTGGCGCGCGACGAGGAGGAAGCCGCCCGGCTGCGGCCGCGCCGTCTCCTCCCCAGCAGTCCGGTCCCCTTCCACCAGCGGCGTACCCGGATGGTGCACCGGTCCCTGGCCGCCGGAGAAGTGGAGCTGCTCGTCGGCGCCTGCACCCGGCACGGGGCCACGGTGCACGGAGCACTCGCCGCCGCCATGGTGACCGCCGTCGCCCAGGAGGCGGGCACGTCGGACCCCGCCCACTTCGCGATCGGCTCCCCGCTCGACTTCCGCGCCGAACTGGACCCCGCCGTCTCCTCCGACGAGGCCGGCACCTACGCGGCCACCCTTCCCTCCCGCGTCCTGTACCAGCCCGGTGCACCGCTGTGGCCCATGGCCCGTGCCATCAGCCAGGACCTGGCACACCGCCGGGCGCGCGGGGAACACCTGTCCCTGGTCAACCTGCTGGACCGAGCGGGGCCCACCACGCCCGCCGACGCCGGGACGTTCATGCGCCACCTGGACGAACAGGGGCCGCTCAACCTGTGCCTTTCCAACCTCGGCCGTTCCGACGTCCCTGACCGGATAGGCCCCTGGCGCCTTTCCGGTACCCAGCTCGTCGCGGGCATCTCGGTAACCGGGGCAGTCGTGGCCACCGCCCTCACCAGCCACGGCCACCTCGCCTGGAACTTCAGCTACGTCGAGGGCATCGTGCCGGCCCCACGCGCCCGCCACCTCGCCGACGCGTCCGTACGCACCCTGCTGACCGCCGTCTCGGCCGCTTCCGACGCCTCCCCGGCCACCGGCTGA